Proteins encoded by one window of Polaribacter haliotis:
- a CDS encoding restriction endonuclease subunit S: MFKVKNKTQRYKGYKDSGVEWLGEIPEHWEATRVKNIFRLVVEPAPNNNDFELLSVYTEIGVKPRKELKEKGNKASTTDGYWLVKKGDIIVNKLLAWMGAIGVSNYNGVTSPAYDILRAKVDIESNFYHYLFRNSACISELKKHSRGIMDMRLRLYFDKFGDVVIPYPSFDEQKIIVSFLDDKTTKIEDAIAIKEQQIQLLKERKQILIHKAVTKGLDKNVAFKDSGVVWIGNIPTHWELKRFKFIAKANKGKLPNKIVSNPYNNLPPYMSMEYLRGGIENQWVSDKDAIVINSGETLLLWDGSNSGEFIKSRKGVISSTVAHIIFKGINENFAWYYSTVLEREIRGNTIGMGIPHVNGKFLNNLSVLLPTISEQKEISAYIENASQKIETAIGLKQEEIAKLKEYKSSLINGVVTGKVKVC; the protein is encoded by the coding sequence ATGTTTAAAGTAAAAAACAAAACACAACGTTATAAAGGCTACAAGGATTCTGGTGTAGAATGGTTGGGAGAAATCCCTGAACACTGGGAAGCTACTCGTGTAAAGAATATATTTCGATTAGTTGTTGAACCTGCACCAAATAATAATGATTTTGAACTATTATCAGTTTACACAGAAATTGGTGTAAAACCTCGAAAGGAATTAAAAGAAAAGGGAAATAAAGCATCTACTACTGATGGTTATTGGTTAGTTAAAAAAGGAGATATTATTGTAAACAAATTACTTGCTTGGATGGGAGCAATTGGTGTATCAAATTATAATGGTGTCACAAGTCCAGCATATGATATTTTAAGAGCTAAAGTTGATATCGAAAGTAATTTTTATCATTATTTATTTAGAAATTCAGCTTGTATTTCAGAACTCAAAAAACACTCTCGGGGAATTATGGATATGAGGCTTCGATTATACTTTGATAAATTTGGAGATGTTGTAATTCCTTACCCAAGTTTTGATGAACAGAAAATCATTGTAAGCTTTCTTGATGATAAAACAACTAAAATAGAAGATGCAATTGCCATAAAAGAACAACAAATACAATTATTAAAAGAACGTAAACAAATTTTAATACACAAGGCTGTTACTAAAGGTTTAGATAAAAATGTTGCTTTTAAAGATTCTGGTGTAGTTTGGATTGGTAATATTCCAACGCATTGGGAATTAAAACGATTTAAGTTTATAGCTAAAGCGAATAAAGGGAAATTACCTAATAAAATTGTATCAAATCCTTATAATAACTTACCTCCATATATGAGTATGGAATATTTGCGTGGCGGAATAGAAAATCAATGGGTTTCCGATAAAGATGCTATTGTAATAAATTCTGGTGAAACTCTTTTATTGTGGGATGGCTCAAATTCTGGTGAGTTTATAAAAAGTAGAAAAGGAGTAATATCATCTACTGTTGCACATATAATTTTCAAAGGAATTAATGAAAACTTTGCATGGTATTATTCAACGGTTTTAGAAAGGGAAATTAGAGGTAATACTATTGGAATGGGAATACCTCACGTAAACGGAAAATTTTTAAATAATTTATCTGTTTTACTACCAACTATTTCAGAACAAAAAGAAATTTCGGCATATATAGAAAACGCATCACAAAAAATAGAAACTGCTATTGGTTTAAAACAAGAAGAGATTGCCAAGTTAAAAGAATATAAAAGTAGTTTAATAAATGGGGTTGTAACTGGTAAGGTAAAGGTTTGTTAA
- a CDS encoding type I restriction-modification system subunit M, with the protein MNKSSHNKLVSFIWSIADDCLRDVYVRGKYRDVILPMIVLRRLDALLEPTKEAVLKELAFQRDEAGFTEWDESGLREASGYVFYNTSTWTLQKLKDTATNSQQILQANFEDYLNGFSPNVKEIIEKFKLRNQIRHMANKDVLLDVLEKFTSSNINLTPFEKLDPEGRKLPALSNLGMGYVFEELIRKFNEENNEEAGEHFTPREVIDLMTHIIFDPIKDNLPPVMTIYDPACGSGGMLTESQNFIKDEKGLIKAMGDVYLFGKEINDETYAICKSDMMIKGNNPENIKVGSTLSTDQFAGQTFDFMLSNPPYGKSWSSEQKYIKDGKDVIDPRFQIKLNNYWNVEEDADAIPRSSDGQLLFLMEMVSKMKSLQQSAAGTRIASVHNGSSLFTGDAGSGESNIRRYIIENDWLEAVVQLPNNLFYNTGITTYIWLLSNNKPTHRKGKVQLIDAGQLYRRLRKNLGNKNCEFTPKHITKIVETYTKMSVAEKEGNHEIAAKVFDNTDFGYYKATIERPKRLKAQFTAERIETLRFDRVLQEPMQYAFETFGEDVYTGINKHQKEIIEWCEKNELNLSSTNKKKLIKIDTWQKHLRLVNSAKALQNVFGDKLYDNFNEFRKEVDDEIKAQKLNISASDKKAILNAVSWYCADAEKVIKKIEKLSGDKLSKLLKHLDCKKEDLADFGYFGKIQNVTLSAVERSLKKDEYIVYETESDIRDTENVPLKDNIHSYFLREVKPHVNEAWINLNATKIGYEISFNKYFYKHKPLRNIEEVTKDIIDLETKSDGLIAEILNIV; encoded by the coding sequence ATGAATAAATCATCCCACAATAAATTAGTATCCTTTATTTGGTCTATTGCAGACGATTGTTTACGAGACGTTTATGTTCGAGGTAAATACAGAGATGTTATTTTGCCAATGATTGTATTACGTAGATTAGATGCACTTTTAGAACCTACAAAAGAAGCTGTTTTAAAAGAATTAGCTTTTCAAAGAGATGAAGCAGGTTTTACAGAATGGGACGAATCTGGTTTGCGAGAAGCATCTGGCTACGTTTTTTATAACACAAGTACCTGGACACTTCAAAAATTAAAAGATACTGCAACCAATAGTCAACAAATATTACAAGCAAATTTTGAAGATTATTTAAACGGTTTTAGCCCGAACGTTAAAGAAATAATAGAGAAGTTTAAATTAAGAAATCAAATTCGTCATATGGCGAATAAAGATGTTTTGTTAGATGTTTTAGAAAAGTTTACATCCTCAAATATCAACTTAACCCCTTTTGAGAAATTAGATCCAGAAGGAAGAAAATTGCCAGCGCTTTCTAATTTAGGAATGGGGTATGTTTTTGAAGAATTAATTCGGAAATTCAACGAAGAAAATAATGAAGAAGCTGGAGAACACTTTACGCCTCGTGAAGTAATCGATTTAATGACACACATTATTTTCGATCCAATAAAAGATAATTTACCACCAGTTATGACTATTTATGATCCTGCTTGTGGTTCTGGTGGAATGTTAACAGAAAGTCAGAATTTTATAAAAGATGAAAAAGGCTTGATAAAAGCAATGGGCGATGTTTATCTTTTTGGGAAAGAAATAAACGACGAAACGTACGCCATTTGTAAAAGTGACATGATGATTAAGGGAAATAATCCCGAAAACATTAAAGTGGGTTCTACCCTATCTACAGATCAATTTGCAGGACAAACGTTTGACTTTATGCTCTCAAATCCGCCTTATGGAAAATCTTGGAGTAGCGAACAAAAATATATTAAAGATGGTAAAGATGTTATAGACCCTCGTTTTCAAATAAAACTGAATAATTATTGGAATGTAGAAGAAGATGCAGATGCAATTCCACGTTCTTCAGATGGACAATTGTTATTCTTAATGGAAATGGTTTCTAAAATGAAATCTTTACAACAAAGTGCTGCAGGAACAAGAATTGCAAGTGTACACAATGGAAGTAGCTTATTTACTGGAGATGCTGGTAGTGGCGAAAGTAATATTAGAAGATATATTATAGAAAACGATTGGTTAGAAGCCGTTGTACAATTACCAAATAATTTATTTTACAACACTGGCATTACAACCTATATCTGGTTATTAAGTAATAATAAACCAACACATAGAAAAGGAAAAGTACAATTGATAGATGCAGGACAATTGTACAGAAGATTACGTAAAAATTTAGGAAATAAAAACTGCGAATTCACTCCAAAACACATTACTAAAATTGTAGAAACCTACACAAAAATGAGTGTAGCCGAAAAAGAAGGCAATCACGAAATCGCAGCTAAAGTTTTTGACAATACCGATTTTGGCTATTACAAAGCAACCATAGAAAGACCCAAAAGATTAAAAGCACAATTTACAGCAGAACGAATAGAAACCTTACGTTTTGATAGAGTTTTACAAGAACCGATGCAATATGCATTTGAAACTTTTGGAGAAGACGTTTACACAGGTATCAATAAACACCAAAAAGAAATTATAGAATGGTGTGAAAAAAACGAATTGAATTTATCTTCTACCAATAAAAAGAAACTGATTAAAATAGATACTTGGCAGAAACATTTACGTTTGGTAAATAGTGCAAAGGCATTACAAAATGTATTTGGAGATAAATTGTACGACAATTTTAATGAATTTAGAAAAGAAGTTGACGATGAAATTAAAGCACAAAAATTAAACATTTCTGCAAGCGATAAAAAAGCCATTTTAAATGCAGTTAGCTGGTACTGTGCAGATGCAGAAAAAGTAATTAAAAAAATAGAAAAACTTTCAGGAGATAAATTATCAAAACTCTTAAAACATTTAGATTGCAAAAAAGAAGATTTAGCCGACTTTGGCTATTTCGGTAAAATTCAAAATGTCACCTTGAGCGCAGTCGAAAGGTCTCTAAAAAAAGACGAATACATTGTTTACGAAACAGAAAGCGATATAAGAGACACCGAAAATGTGCCACTAAAAGATAACATTCATAGTTACTTTTTAAGGGAGGTAAAACCACACGTAAATGAAGCTTGGATAAATTTAAATGCCACCAAAATTGGATACGAAATTAGCTTTAATAAATACTTCTACAAACACAAACCTTTGCGAAATATAGAAGAAGTAACTAAAGATATTATAGATTTAGAAACAAAAAGTGATGGTTTAATTGCAGAAATTTTAAATATTGTATAA
- a CDS encoding DNA polymerase III subunit alpha, with protein MYLNCHSYYSLRFGTFSEVSLLKLAQENSIEIIALTDINNTSACINFVQQAKKANIKPIIGVDFRNGNQQQFVALAKNNKGFENINRYLSHFLENKIPFPDKPKNLEDVYIIFPFEKVLELNLSTFKSNEFIGVSVGEIKKLRFSYLNNFTDKLVIQQQVTIRNKRDFNAHRLLRAIDNNTLLSKLCTSEECKQTDIMYSNSEILKHFEEFPNIVENTKAILNTCNIDFGFDDERVNQNQNLYLNSFEEDCKMLLELCDAKIYNRYKNPSEKVLARLKKELDVIVDLKFVSFFLINFDIISYAKRNNFFHVGRGSGANSIVAYILGITDVDPVELDLYFERFINPFRASPPDFDIDFSWKDRNTVTQYIFNRFDNVALLATYNTFKYKAVVRELGKVFGLPKEEIDKLSKGVKSNQLDDISKLVLKYGELIEGFPNYVSVHSAGVLILDKPIHYFSATSMPPKGFPTVQYDMNIADDVGIFKFDILGQRGLAKIKDALEIIKINNPDHPPINITDIESFKKDKKINNLLKTGGAIGAYYVESPAMRGLMQKLQTQDYLGLVAASSIIRPGVSGSGMKEEFIKRHRFPEKRKEAHPILLEIMPETYGVMVYQEDVMKVANKFADLSLGEADVLRRGMSGKYRSLAEFKGVEDKFISNCRKKGFKDELTFEVWNQIKSFAGYAFAKGHSASYAVESYQSLFLKCYYPIEFMVAVLNNGGGFYSTEHYIHEAKMCGATIELPCINKSDHANSVIGKTIFLGFGYLKNLEDITVKKLLTERQINGLFLSIDNFIDRIAISIEQLTILVKIDAFRFTKKTKTELLWHSIFKTNATKQKTKQSQLFKIKTTKYEIPKLKFHWLENVYDEMELLGFTIHNYFKLVTEPFLPSVKAKEMNAFSNKNVLIYGMLVNTRYNKTSQGKLMRLSTFIDEDGHYFDAVHFTDVVHQYPINGMGIYGCYGKITNRYGFCSMNIIQSKKMSIAVDPRN; from the coding sequence ATGTATTTGAATTGTCATTCTTATTATTCTTTACGTTTTGGAACTTTTTCGGAAGTTTCATTGTTAAAACTTGCGCAAGAAAATTCAATTGAGATAATTGCATTAACTGATATTAATAATACTTCTGCTTGTATCAATTTTGTACAACAGGCTAAAAAAGCAAATATTAAGCCAATTATTGGTGTTGATTTTAGAAATGGAAATCAGCAACAATTTGTAGCATTAGCAAAAAATAACAAAGGTTTTGAGAATATCAATCGATATTTATCTCATTTTTTAGAAAATAAAATTCCTTTTCCAGATAAACCGAAAAATTTGGAAGATGTATACATTATTTTCCCTTTTGAAAAAGTTTTAGAGCTGAATCTTTCCACTTTCAAAAGCAATGAGTTTATCGGAGTTTCTGTGGGAGAAATTAAGAAACTTCGTTTTTCCTATTTGAATAATTTTACTGATAAATTAGTCATTCAACAACAAGTAACTATCAGAAATAAAAGAGATTTTAATGCGCACCGGTTATTACGTGCGATAGACAATAATACTTTATTAAGTAAATTGTGTACTTCTGAAGAATGCAAACAAACAGATATAATGTATTCAAATTCTGAAATTTTAAAGCATTTTGAAGAGTTTCCAAACATCGTAGAAAACACAAAAGCAATTCTAAATACTTGTAATATTGATTTCGGTTTTGATGATGAAAGAGTCAATCAGAATCAAAATTTATATTTGAATTCGTTTGAAGAAGATTGTAAAATGCTTTTAGAATTGTGTGATGCTAAAATTTACAATCGCTATAAAAACCCGAGTGAAAAAGTGTTAGCTCGTTTAAAAAAAGAGCTAGATGTTATTGTGGATTTGAAGTTTGTTTCTTTCTTTTTAATCAATTTTGATATTATTAGTTATGCCAAAAGAAACAACTTTTTTCATGTTGGTAGAGGATCTGGAGCAAATAGTATAGTCGCTTATATTCTTGGAATTACAGATGTAGATCCAGTGGAATTAGATTTGTATTTCGAACGATTTATAAATCCATTTAGAGCTTCTCCTCCCGATTTTGATATTGATTTCTCTTGGAAAGACAGAAATACAGTCACTCAATATATATTTAATCGTTTTGATAATGTTGCATTATTAGCGACTTACAATACCTTTAAATACAAAGCTGTTGTTCGTGAACTGGGGAAAGTATTTGGTTTGCCAAAAGAAGAAATTGACAAGTTAAGTAAAGGCGTAAAATCTAATCAATTGGATGATATCTCTAAATTGGTTTTAAAATATGGAGAATTGATTGAAGGTTTTCCAAATTATGTGAGTGTACATTCTGCAGGCGTTTTAATTTTAGACAAACCCATTCATTATTTTTCAGCTACTTCTATGCCTCCAAAAGGATTTCCTACTGTTCAATATGATATGAATATTGCAGACGATGTGGGTATTTTTAAGTTTGATATTTTAGGGCAAAGAGGTTTGGCAAAAATTAAAGATGCTTTAGAAATTATCAAAATAAATAATCCAGATCATCCGCCAATCAATATTACAGATATTGAAAGTTTTAAGAAGGATAAAAAAATAAATAACCTTTTAAAAACTGGTGGCGCAATTGGTGCGTATTATGTGGAATCTCCAGCAATGCGTGGATTGATGCAAAAACTACAAACGCAAGATTATTTAGGTTTGGTTGCAGCAAGTTCTATCATTCGCCCTGGTGTTTCTGGCTCGGGAATGAAAGAAGAATTTATCAAGAGACATCGTTTTCCTGAAAAGCGAAAAGAAGCGCACCCAATTTTATTAGAAATTATGCCTGAAACCTATGGAGTTATGGTATATCAAGAAGATGTGATGAAAGTTGCCAATAAATTTGCAGATTTATCTTTGGGTGAAGCTGATGTTTTAAGACGTGGAATGAGTGGAAAATACAGGTCTTTAGCAGAATTTAAAGGAGTTGAAGATAAATTTATTTCCAACTGCAGAAAAAAAGGGTTTAAAGATGAATTGACATTTGAAGTTTGGAATCAGATTAAATCTTTTGCAGGTTATGCTTTTGCAAAAGGACATTCAGCTTCTTATGCAGTAGAAAGTTATCAGAGTTTATTTTTAAAATGCTACTACCCTATTGAATTTATGGTTGCAGTTTTAAATAACGGTGGTGGCTTCTACTCAACTGAACATTATATTCACGAAGCTAAAATGTGTGGCGCAACCATTGAATTACCTTGCATTAATAAAAGTGATCACGCTAATTCTGTTATTGGAAAAACAATCTTTTTAGGTTTTGGATATTTAAAGAATTTGGAAGATATCACAGTTAAGAAACTCTTAACAGAACGTCAAATCAACGGACTTTTTCTTTCTATAGATAATTTTATAGATCGAATTGCAATTTCTATTGAACAGCTAACGATACTTGTTAAAATTGATGCTTTTCGATTTACAAAGAAAACAAAAACTGAATTATTATGGCACTCAATTTTTAAGACAAATGCCACGAAACAAAAAACGAAACAATCACAATTATTTAAAATAAAAACTACAAAATATGAGATTCCGAAATTAAAATTTCATTGGTTGGAAAATGTGTATGATGAGATGGAATTATTGGGTTTTACAATTCATAATTATTTTAAGTTGGTTACAGAACCTTTTTTACCAAGCGTAAAAGCCAAAGAAATGAATGCTTTTAGCAATAAAAATGTATTGATTTATGGAATGCTTGTAAATACTCGCTACAATAAAACTTCGCAAGGAAAACTAATGCGTTTAAGCACATTTATAGATGAAGATGGACATTATTTTGATGCTGTTCATTTTACAGATGTGGTGCATCAATATCCAATAAACGGAATGGGAATTTATGGTTGTTATGGAAAAATCACCAATAGATATGGGTTTTGTAGTATGAATATAATTCAATCTAAAAAAATGAGTATTGCTGTTGATCCGAGAAATTAA
- the dinB gene encoding DNA polymerase IV has product MKKNILQLDLDTFFVSCERLIDSKLKKKPLLVGGTGDRGVVAACSYETRRFGVHSGMSMKIARKLCPEAVIIRGNTSIYSKYSDIVTEIIKEKVPIFEKASIDEFYADLSGMDAFFGSYKYASELRQRIISEIGLPISFGMSQNKIVSKVATGEAKPNNQLLINDGFEKAFLAPLSIRKIPSVGEKTYQTLRNLGVDKVRVIQEMPLEMMISVLGANGKTIWKRANGIDNPPIIAFHERKSLSTERTFNKDTIDMEKLKNTIFAMAENLSYQLRKGDKLASTISVKIRYSDFNTYSKQVKIPYTSADHIIIPAVLELFKKLYQRRLLIRLVGVKISDIVSGNYQINLFDDTEQMLHLYNAMDNVRNKYGELSIMRAASMGAKSIGRFSNPFNGEPPLVLAHRKQ; this is encoded by the coding sequence ATGAAAAAGAATATTTTACAATTAGATTTAGATACTTTTTTTGTCTCTTGTGAAAGACTGATAGACAGCAAACTAAAAAAGAAACCTTTATTAGTGGGTGGAACTGGAGACAGAGGTGTTGTGGCAGCTTGTAGTTATGAAACCAGACGTTTTGGTGTGCATTCTGGCATGTCTATGAAAATTGCTAGAAAGCTGTGTCCTGAAGCCGTTATTATTCGAGGAAACACAAGTATTTATTCTAAATATTCTGATATTGTTACTGAAATTATCAAAGAAAAAGTACCCATTTTTGAAAAAGCAAGTATTGATGAATTCTATGCTGATTTGTCTGGAATGGATGCTTTTTTTGGAAGTTATAAATATGCATCAGAATTACGCCAACGCATTATCTCTGAAATTGGATTACCCATTTCTTTTGGAATGTCTCAAAACAAAATTGTTTCTAAAGTAGCGACTGGCGAAGCAAAACCAAACAATCAATTATTGATTAATGATGGATTTGAAAAAGCCTTTTTAGCACCTTTATCAATCCGTAAAATTCCTTCTGTTGGAGAAAAAACATATCAAACTTTAAGAAACCTTGGGGTTGACAAAGTTCGTGTAATTCAAGAAATGCCTTTAGAAATGATGATTAGTGTTTTGGGCGCTAATGGAAAAACCATTTGGAAACGTGCAAATGGAATTGACAATCCTCCAATAATTGCTTTTCATGAACGTAAATCTTTATCCACAGAAAGAACATTTAATAAAGATACCATTGATATGGAAAAACTAAAGAATACCATTTTTGCAATGGCAGAAAACTTGTCTTATCAGTTAAGAAAGGGAGATAAATTAGCTTCTACAATTAGTGTGAAAATTCGATATTCGGACTTTAATACGTACAGCAAACAAGTCAAAATCCCCTATACAAGTGCCGATCATATTATCATTCCTGCAGTTTTAGAACTCTTTAAAAAATTATATCAACGTAGATTATTAATTCGATTGGTTGGCGTAAAAATTTCTGATATCGTTAGTGGAAATTATCAAATAAACCTTTTTGATGATACTGAACAAATGTTGCATTTATACAATGCTATGGACAATGTTCGTAATAAATATGGTGAGTTGAGTATTATGAGAGCAGCTTCAATGGGTGCGAAATCTATTGGGCGTTTCAGTAACCCCTTTAATGGCGAACCTCCTTTAGTTTTAGCACATAGAAAACAATAA
- a CDS encoding XRE family transcriptional regulator: MKILAKNIKHLRGLKRFSQEVLAEELAVTRSRISSYEENRSSPTIEFLIDFSEYFRLPIDILVKKDLTKATDVSFIEVGDKRVLFPITVDVDNENLIEVVSVKASAGYLLGYDDPEFIEQLEKIKLPFLPTGKHRAFPIKGDSMLPMKDGSYVVAEFVEDIINAKSGVSYIVITKNDGLTYKRLENQIEENQSFLLKPDNPSYQPYEIPVSEVLELWSFTCSINTQEYEEHELKMSSIIQMFTGLGVELEALKKAVQ, encoded by the coding sequence ATGAAAATTTTAGCAAAAAATATCAAACATTTAAGAGGTTTAAAGCGATTTAGTCAAGAGGTTTTGGCAGAAGAATTGGCTGTAACAAGATCAAGAATAAGTTCTTATGAAGAGAATAGATCATCGCCAACCATAGAGTTTTTGATAGACTTTTCAGAATATTTTAGACTTCCCATTGATATTTTGGTAAAAAAAGATTTGACCAAAGCTACAGATGTTTCTTTTATAGAAGTTGGCGATAAGAGAGTTTTATTTCCAATTACTGTTGATGTAGATAATGAAAATTTAATAGAAGTAGTTTCTGTAAAAGCATCTGCAGGATATTTATTAGGGTATGATGATCCTGAATTTATAGAACAATTAGAAAAAATAAAACTACCTTTTTTACCAACTGGAAAACATAGAGCTTTTCCAATTAAAGGGGATTCTATGTTACCAATGAAAGATGGTTCTTATGTGGTTGCAGAATTTGTAGAAGATATCATAAATGCAAAAAGTGGCGTCTCTTATATCGTAATTACAAAAAATGATGGATTGACTTATAAGCGATTAGAAAATCAAATTGAAGAGAATCAATCTTTCTTATTAAAACCAGATAATCCATCTTACCAACCTTATGAAATTCCTGTTTCTGAAGTTTTAGAACTTTGGAGTTTTACTTGCAGTATAAATACACAAGAATACGAGGAACACGAACTAAAAATGAGTAGTATTATTCAAATGTTTACTGGGTTAGGAGTGGAGTTGGAAGCTTTGAAGAAGGCAGTACAGTAA
- a CDS encoding WG repeat-containing protein produces MKKIKILMLVVLCYVNIYSQKKVDAENFYCFTNNYALVKKGNDLRFIDKLGNIIPEMKVNQSVQYITSTDYGMQGNNIYITKEQSGSGIKNTKGEFLFEPFYNIESFHGYFILNPNLNSKKDDFIIINKNGKIIYKEKNTSKKQVFPINDEIFAIRYQKNNNSYVANNYGYSEIKNIKTGKVTERVFSSVLPEVNGLIKAYRYNEKEGAGKWGFLDENFKTAIGFIYTNKPGDLYDNRILVKSKDRKYGFIDKRGRLIIEAKFLEAKHFVNGYAMVKLHKKKYSKESKKYNYGYRVIDVNGRIIRDLEDAVPATFHSLKSINAIENEGVVRIKINQKKGFPINYILDIKSGEIIETKYRRIYRFNSGLALVEFINENKKMTYGYIDKKGELKIMKEVRNKF; encoded by the coding sequence ATGAAAAAAATAAAAATTTTAATGTTAGTAGTTTTGTGCTATGTAAATATATACTCTCAAAAAAAAGTAGATGCAGAGAACTTTTACTGCTTTACTAATAATTATGCACTTGTAAAAAAAGGAAATGATTTAAGATTTATTGACAAATTAGGGAATATCATACCTGAAATGAAAGTAAATCAAAGCGTTCAATATATTACTTCTACAGATTATGGAATGCAAGGAAATAATATCTATATCACTAAAGAGCAAAGTGGTTCTGGTATTAAAAATACTAAAGGAGAATTTCTTTTCGAACCTTTCTATAATATAGAAAGCTTTCATGGTTATTTTATTCTCAATCCAAATTTAAACTCCAAAAAAGATGATTTTATTATCATAAATAAAAACGGGAAAATAATTTACAAAGAAAAAAACACTTCTAAAAAGCAAGTTTTTCCAATTAATGATGAAATTTTTGCAATTCGATATCAAAAAAATAATAACTCATATGTAGCAAATAATTATGGATATTCAGAAATAAAAAACATTAAAACAGGTAAAGTTACAGAAAGAGTTTTCAGTAGTGTTCTTCCAGAAGTTAATGGACTTATTAAGGCTTATAGATATAATGAGAAAGAAGGAGCTGGAAAATGGGGTTTTTTAGACGAAAATTTTAAAACTGCTATTGGTTTTATTTACACAAATAAACCAGGAGATTTATATGATAATAGAATTTTAGTAAAGTCAAAGGATAGAAAATACGGATTTATAGATAAAAGAGGTAGATTAATTATTGAAGCAAAATTTTTAGAAGCAAAGCATTTTGTGAATGGTTATGCTATGGTAAAACTCCATAAGAAAAAATATAGTAAAGAGTCAAAAAAGTATAATTACGGTTATAGAGTTATAGACGTTAATGGTAGAATTATTCGTGATTTGGAAGATGCAGTTCCTGCAACATTTCACAGTTTAAAATCTATAAATGCTATTGAAAACGAAGGAGTTGTTAGAATTAAAATAAATCAAAAAAAAGGGTTTCCTATAAATTATATTTTAGATATTAAATCAGGTGAAATTATTGAAACAAAATATAGAAGAATTTATAGATTTAATTCAGGTTTAGCCCTTGTCGAATTTATTAATGAAAATAAAAAAATGACTTACGGTTACATAGATAAAAAAGGAGAACTGAAAATCATGAAAGAAGTGAGGAATAAATTTTAA
- a CDS encoding ParA family protein, giving the protein MPKIILVTHQKGGVGKTTLTFNLAISLSKHAKILVIDLDLQGSLISLKKMVTDFEIITYQKEIINIKKMDFDFILIDTPPYLSNQLPKLISLADLILIPTKAGILDLLAVKSTIDLIEAEKKLHKALVIFNMIKANTTLTLDILIGLEEYNVPIAKTHISDLVAFTRSVLVGGVQKDRNAQKQLNNLTKEVLTKLI; this is encoded by the coding sequence ATGCCTAAAATAATCCTTGTAACCCACCAAAAAGGTGGTGTTGGAAAAACAACACTAACCTTTAATCTTGCCATTTCTTTATCTAAACACGCAAAAATATTAGTCATTGATTTAGATTTACAAGGTAGTTTAATCAGTTTGAAAAAAATGGTTACTGATTTTGAAATTATTACATATCAGAAAGAAATTATAAATATCAAAAAAATGGACTTTGATTTCATTTTGATAGATACTCCACCATATTTATCCAATCAGTTACCAAAATTGATAAGTTTAGCCGATTTAATTTTGATACCAACGAAAGCTGGAATATTAGACTTACTTGCTGTTAAAAGTACAATTGACTTAATTGAAGCAGAAAAAAAGCTCCATAAGGCATTAGTGATATTTAATATGATAAAGGCGAATACCACATTAACATTAGACATTTTAATAGGTTTAGAAGAGTATAATGTACCAATTGCTAAAACACATATTTCTGATTTAGTCGCTTTTACAAGGTCTGTTTTGGTAGGTGGAGTTCAAAAAGATAGAAATGCGCAAAAACAATTAAATAATTTAACAAAAGAGGTGTTAACAAAACTTATATAA